One part of the Ralstonia pickettii genome encodes these proteins:
- a CDS encoding TetR/AcrR family transcriptional regulator: MSKHPEPATAEGAEARHDTRDRILDAGAELILGSGFSAVGLAEILGRAQVPKGSFYYYFGSKEDFGVAMLERYFQDYDAGVVSLFNDTRITARERLLRYFLAWIDLHERSACEVTCLAVKLSGEVSDLSEPMRKVLSTGMTRMVERIATAIEAGVADGSLAPVQDAHELAEGLYAMWMGGALLAKAHRTVDAFKSCVAQTEVLLAKPKH; this comes from the coding sequence ATGAGTAAGCACCCCGAACCCGCCACCGCTGAAGGCGCCGAAGCCCGGCACGACACCCGCGACCGCATCCTGGACGCTGGTGCCGAGCTGATCCTCGGGAGCGGTTTTTCGGCCGTCGGGTTGGCGGAAATCCTGGGCCGTGCGCAGGTACCCAAGGGCTCGTTTTATTACTACTTCGGGTCGAAGGAAGATTTTGGCGTCGCCATGCTGGAGCGCTATTTCCAGGACTACGACGCGGGCGTTGTCAGCCTGTTCAACGACACGCGCATCACCGCCCGTGAGCGGCTGCTGCGCTATTTCTTGGCCTGGATCGATCTGCATGAGCGCAGCGCGTGCGAAGTCACGTGCCTGGCGGTCAAGCTTTCAGGCGAGGTATCGGATTTGTCGGAGCCGATGCGCAAGGTGTTGTCGACAGGGATGACGCGCATGGTCGAGCGCATTGCCACCGCGATCGAGGCCGGTGTCGCCGACGGCTCGTTGGCGCCGGTGCAGGACGCGCACGAACTGGCCGAAGGCCTGTACGCCATGTGGATGGGTGGTGCACTGCTGGCCAAGGCGCACCGCACGGTCGACGCGTTCAAGAGCTGTGTCGCGCAAACGGAAGTGCTGCTGGCCAAGCCCAAACACTGA
- a CDS encoding alkene reductase produces the protein MTQQLLSPVQTGRTTLANRVVMAPLTRSRAGQPGDVPTELNVTYYAQRATAGLIVTEATQISRQGQGYAWTPGMYTDAQEAGWKTVVDAVHAKGGRISQQLWHVGRISNTLLQENGQAPVAPSAIVAKGAQSFVVQPDGTPANVPTSEPRALATEEIPGVIAQYRQAVLRARRAGFDFVEIHAANGYLLHQFLSTNSNQRTDQYGGSLENRARLILEVVDTAIAEIGADRVGIRLSPHFVAHDIADEQTEESALYLARELTKRGIAYLHIAEPDWAGGPELSNDFRRQLRDAFKGTLIVCGQYTAEEGEQMIASGLADAVAFGRPFIANPDLVARFRAGASLNKPDRETFYGGQEKGYTDYPTLEEAA, from the coding sequence ATGACTCAACAACTGCTGTCCCCGGTTCAGACCGGCCGTACGACCCTCGCCAATCGTGTCGTCATGGCACCCCTTACACGCTCGCGCGCCGGCCAGCCAGGTGACGTGCCGACCGAACTGAACGTGACTTACTACGCGCAGCGTGCAACCGCTGGTCTGATCGTCACGGAAGCGACGCAAATTTCCCGCCAGGGCCAGGGCTACGCCTGGACGCCGGGCATGTACACCGATGCACAGGAAGCCGGCTGGAAGACCGTGGTGGATGCTGTGCACGCCAAGGGCGGCCGCATCTCGCAACAGCTTTGGCACGTGGGCCGCATTTCCAACACGCTGCTGCAGGAAAACGGCCAGGCTCCCGTCGCGCCGTCAGCCATTGTCGCCAAGGGCGCGCAGAGCTTTGTTGTGCAGCCCGACGGCACGCCCGCCAATGTGCCGACCAGCGAGCCGCGCGCTCTCGCCACGGAAGAAATCCCCGGTGTGATCGCGCAATACCGCCAGGCGGTGCTCCGTGCGCGCCGCGCCGGTTTCGATTTCGTTGAAATCCATGCCGCCAACGGTTACCTGCTGCACCAATTCCTGTCGACCAACAGCAACCAGCGCACCGACCAATACGGCGGCTCGCTGGAAAACCGCGCCCGCCTGATCCTCGAAGTGGTCGACACCGCCATCGCCGAGATTGGCGCAGACCGCGTCGGCATCCGCCTGTCGCCGCACTTCGTGGCTCACGACATTGCCGACGAGCAAACAGAAGAAAGCGCGCTGTACCTCGCTCGCGAGTTGACCAAGCGCGGTATCGCCTACCTGCACATCGCCGAACCGGATTGGGCAGGCGGCCCCGAACTGAGCAACGATTTCCGCCGCCAACTGCGCGACGCCTTCAAGGGCACGCTTATCGTGTGCGGCCAATACACGGCGGAAGAGGGGGAGCAGATGATCGCTTCCGGTCTGGCTGATGCCGTGGCGTTCGGCCGACCGTTCATCGCCAACCCTGACCTGGTGGCGCGCTTCCGTGCCGGCGCATCGCTGAACAAGCCAGATCGCGAAACGTTCTACGGTGGCCAGGAAAAGGGCTATACCGACTATCCGACGCTCGAAGAAGCGGCCTGA
- a CDS encoding NADPH:quinone oxidoreductase family protein, producing MKAVVCKTWGPPESLVIETLPDLSPGAGEVVIDVKAAGVNFPDVLIIQNKYQFKPELPFTPGSEVAGVVNAVGEGVSHLKAGDHVIAFLGQGAFASQVKASAKVVMPMPPGMAFDTAAAFTLTYGTSHHAVVDRGQLKAGETMLVLGAAGGVGLAAIEIGKAIGARVIAAASSDEKLAVCKDHGADALINYSTEDLRERIKELTDGKGPDVIYDPVGGIYAEPAFRSIAWRGRYLVVGFANGEIPKMPLNLALLKGASLVGVFWGEFARREPKANLANMMQMLGWMQEGKIRPHISARYPLEQTTQALLDMAARKVTGKVVIQP from the coding sequence ATGAAAGCCGTCGTCTGCAAGACCTGGGGCCCGCCCGAATCGCTGGTGATCGAAACATTGCCGGATCTCTCGCCGGGTGCGGGCGAAGTCGTGATCGACGTGAAGGCTGCGGGGGTGAATTTTCCTGACGTGCTGATCATCCAGAATAAGTACCAGTTCAAGCCGGAACTGCCGTTCACGCCCGGCTCGGAAGTCGCGGGCGTGGTCAATGCAGTAGGCGAAGGCGTGTCGCACCTCAAGGCCGGCGACCACGTGATCGCCTTTCTTGGCCAGGGCGCGTTTGCTTCACAGGTGAAGGCATCGGCCAAGGTGGTGATGCCGATGCCGCCGGGCATGGCGTTCGACACCGCTGCGGCATTCACGCTCACGTATGGTACGTCGCACCACGCGGTGGTCGATCGCGGGCAACTGAAGGCTGGTGAGACGATGCTGGTGCTGGGCGCTGCGGGCGGCGTCGGGCTGGCGGCCATCGAGATCGGCAAGGCGATCGGCGCACGCGTGATCGCCGCAGCATCGAGCGACGAGAAGCTGGCGGTCTGCAAGGACCACGGCGCTGATGCGCTCATCAACTATTCGACCGAAGACCTGCGCGAGCGCATCAAGGAATTGACCGACGGCAAGGGCCCGGACGTGATCTATGACCCGGTCGGCGGCATCTATGCGGAACCGGCGTTCCGTTCAATTGCCTGGCGTGGCCGCTACCTCGTAGTCGGCTTTGCCAATGGCGAGATCCCCAAGATGCCGCTAAACCTGGCACTGCTGAAAGGCGCATCGCTGGTTGGCGTGTTCTGGGGCGAATTCGCACGCCGCGAGCCGAAGGCGAATTTGGCGAACATGATGCAGATGCTCGGCTGGATGCAGGAGGGCAAGATTCGTCCGCACATCTCTGCGCGCTATCCGCTGGAGCAGACGACGCAGGCGCTGCTGGACATGGCGGCGCGCAAGGTGACGGGCAAGGTGGTGATCCAGCCTTAA
- the surE gene encoding 5'/3'-nucleotidase SurE: MHILIANDDGYLAPGLAALHRALSPLGRVTVVAPEQNHSGASNSLTLQRPLSVFEATEGAQKGFRFVNGTPTDCVHIALTGMIEEKPDLVVSGINQGQNMGEDVLYSGTVAAAIEGYLFGIPSIAFSQADKGWTHLDAAERVAREVVERYLSDPLDGPVLLNVNIPNLPYAELAGWRATRLGKRHQSQPVIRQANPRGEPIFWVGAAGDAKDASEGTDFHAVAHGFVSLTPLQLDLTDTAQLRTVRRWQTP, encoded by the coding sequence ATGCATATTCTCATTGCCAACGACGACGGATACCTCGCCCCCGGGCTTGCAGCGCTGCACCGCGCGCTGAGCCCCCTCGGCCGCGTGACGGTGGTCGCACCAGAACAGAACCACAGCGGCGCGTCCAACTCGCTGACGCTGCAGCGTCCGCTTTCGGTGTTCGAGGCGACCGAAGGTGCCCAGAAGGGTTTTCGCTTCGTCAACGGCACGCCGACGGATTGCGTGCACATCGCGCTCACCGGCATGATCGAAGAGAAGCCCGATCTGGTCGTCTCCGGTATCAACCAGGGCCAGAACATGGGTGAAGACGTGCTGTATTCCGGCACGGTCGCCGCCGCCATCGAAGGTTACCTGTTCGGTATTCCGTCGATTGCGTTCTCGCAGGCCGACAAGGGCTGGACGCACCTCGACGCCGCCGAGCGCGTTGCCCGCGAGGTGGTCGAGCGCTATCTGTCCGATCCGCTGGACGGGCCGGTCCTGCTGAACGTCAACATCCCGAATCTGCCGTACGCCGAGCTGGCAGGTTGGCGTGCGACGCGTCTGGGCAAGCGGCATCAGTCGCAGCCGGTGATCCGCCAAGCCAATCCACGCGGCGAGCCGATCTTCTGGGTCGGTGCCGCCGGCGATGCAAAAGACGCCAGCGAGGGCACCGATTTTCACGCCGTTGCGCACGGCTTCGTCTCGCTGACGCCGCTGCAGCTCGATCTGACCGATACAGCCCAACTGCGCACGGTGCGCCGCTGGCAGACACCATGA